The proteins below come from a single Etheostoma spectabile isolate EspeVRDwgs_2016 chromosome 4, UIUC_Espe_1.0, whole genome shotgun sequence genomic window:
- the tead3b gene encoding TEA domain family member 3 b isoform X1, which translates to MYGRNELIARYIKLRTGKTRTRKQVSSHIQVLARKKVREYQAGIKVSSHLQVLARRKSREIQSKLKAMNLDQASKDKALQNMAALSSAQIVSPSMIKNHLPPLPPAPYQPPRFWPAIPGQPGPSQELILDLNQGRTPGLGRTSHAIKPFAQPPYPSLSGPVQQSITSYEPLAPPPPPSATAVPVWQDRTIASSKLRMLEYSAFMEVQRDPDNYSKHLFVHIGQTNPSYSDPLLEAVDIRQIYDKFPEKKGGLKELYEKGPQNAFFLVKFWADLNSSGMQDGPGSFYGVSSQYSSLENMTITVSTKVCSFGKQVVEKVETEYARLEGGRCVYRIHRSPMCEYMINFIHKLKHLPEKYMMNSVLENFTILQVVTNRDTQETLLCIAFVFEVSTSEHGAQYHVYRLIKD; encoded by the exons ATGTATG GTCGCAATGAATTGATAGCAAGGTACATCAAGCTGAGGACGGGCAAAACCCGCACAAGAAAACAG GTGTCTAGTCACATACAGGTGTTAGCACGGAAGAAAGTTCGTGAATACCAGGCGGGTATAAAG GTTTCTAGCCACTTGCAGGTTCTCGCCCGGAGAAAATCTCGCGAGATCCAGTCAAAGCTAAAG GCGATGAATTTG GATCAGGCGTCTAAAGACAAAGCCCTGCAGAACATGGCAGCACTGTCGTCTGCACAGATCGTCTCCCCGAGTATGATAAAGAATCACCTTCCACCACTGCCTCCTGCCCCCTACCAACCACCCAGA TTCTGGCCTGCTATCCCAGGACAGCCTGGACCTTCTCAGGA GCTGATTCTAGATCTCAACCAGGGGAGGACTCCTGGGCTTGGCCGCACCAGCCATGC TATTAAACCTTTTGCACAGCCCCCATACCCAAGCCTATCAGGTCCTGTACAACAATCCATAACAA GTTATGAGCCCTTggcaccacctcctcctccatctgctACTGCAGTGCCAGTGTGGCAGGACCGGACCATTGCCTCCTCCAAGCTGCGGATGCTGGAGTACTCAGCCTTCATGGAGGTCCAGAGAGACCCAGACAAC TACAGCAAACACCTGTTTGTCCACATTGGACAGACTAACCCCTCCTACAGCGACCCGCTCCTCGAGGCCGTGGACATCCGGCAGATCTATGACAAGTTCCCTGAGAAGAAGGGCGGCCTCAAAGAGCTTTATGAGAAAGGCCCACAGAATGCTTTCTTCCTAGTTAAATTCTGG GCGGACCTGAACAGTAGCGGCATGCAGGACGGCCCCGGCTCTTTCTACGGTGTCAGCAGCCAGTACAGCAGCCTCGAGAACATGACCATCACTGTTTCAACCAAAGTCTGCTCGTTTGGCAAGCAGGTTGTTGAGAAAGTAGAG ACAGAATATGCCCGCCTGGAGGGAGGAAGGTGTGTTTACAGGATCCACCGCTCTCCTATGTGCGAGTACATGATCAACTTTATCCACAAACTCAAACACTTGCCTGAAAAATACATGATGAACAGTGTTCTCGAAAACTTCACTATCCTACAG GTGGTGACGAACCGCGACACCCAGGAGACCTTGCTCTGTATAGCGTTTGTTTTTGAGGTTTCTACAAGTGAACATGGAGCTCAGTATCACGTCTACAGACTTATCAAAGACTAA
- the tead3b gene encoding TEA domain family member 3 b isoform X9 encodes MYGRNELIARYIKLRTGKTRTRKQVSSHIQVLARKKVREYQAGIKAMNLDQASKDKALQNMAALSSAQIVSPSMIKNHLPPLPPAPYQPPRFWPAIPGQPGPSQDIKPFAQPPYPSLSGPVQQSITSYEPLAPPPPPSATAVPVWQDRTIASSKLRMLEYSAFMEVQRDPDNYSKHLFVHIGQTNPSYSDPLLEAVDIRQIYDKFPEKKGGLKELYEKGPQNAFFLVKFWADLNSSGMQDGPGSFYGVSSQYSSLENMTITVSTKVCSFGKQVVEKVETEYARLEGGRCVYRIHRSPMCEYMINFIHKLKHLPEKYMMNSVLENFTILQVVTNRDTQETLLCIAFVFEVSTSEHGAQYHVYRLIKD; translated from the exons ATGTATG GTCGCAATGAATTGATAGCAAGGTACATCAAGCTGAGGACGGGCAAAACCCGCACAAGAAAACAG GTGTCTAGTCACATACAGGTGTTAGCACGGAAGAAAGTTCGTGAATACCAGGCGGGTATAAAG GCGATGAATTTG GATCAGGCGTCTAAAGACAAAGCCCTGCAGAACATGGCAGCACTGTCGTCTGCACAGATCGTCTCCCCGAGTATGATAAAGAATCACCTTCCACCACTGCCTCCTGCCCCCTACCAACCACCCAGA TTCTGGCCTGCTATCCCAGGACAGCCTGGACCTTCTCAGGA TATTAAACCTTTTGCACAGCCCCCATACCCAAGCCTATCAGGTCCTGTACAACAATCCATAACAA GTTATGAGCCCTTggcaccacctcctcctccatctgctACTGCAGTGCCAGTGTGGCAGGACCGGACCATTGCCTCCTCCAAGCTGCGGATGCTGGAGTACTCAGCCTTCATGGAGGTCCAGAGAGACCCAGACAAC TACAGCAAACACCTGTTTGTCCACATTGGACAGACTAACCCCTCCTACAGCGACCCGCTCCTCGAGGCCGTGGACATCCGGCAGATCTATGACAAGTTCCCTGAGAAGAAGGGCGGCCTCAAAGAGCTTTATGAGAAAGGCCCACAGAATGCTTTCTTCCTAGTTAAATTCTGG GCGGACCTGAACAGTAGCGGCATGCAGGACGGCCCCGGCTCTTTCTACGGTGTCAGCAGCCAGTACAGCAGCCTCGAGAACATGACCATCACTGTTTCAACCAAAGTCTGCTCGTTTGGCAAGCAGGTTGTTGAGAAAGTAGAG ACAGAATATGCCCGCCTGGAGGGAGGAAGGTGTGTTTACAGGATCCACCGCTCTCCTATGTGCGAGTACATGATCAACTTTATCCACAAACTCAAACACTTGCCTGAAAAATACATGATGAACAGTGTTCTCGAAAACTTCACTATCCTACAG GTGGTGACGAACCGCGACACCCAGGAGACCTTGCTCTGTATAGCGTTTGTTTTTGAGGTTTCTACAAGTGAACATGGAGCTCAGTATCACGTCTACAGACTTATCAAAGACTAA
- the tead3b gene encoding TEA domain family member 3 b isoform X11, with translation MYGRNELIARYIKLRTGKTRTRKQVSSHLQVLARRKSREIQSKLKDQASKDKALQNMAALSSAQIVSPSMIKNHLPPLPPAPYQPPRFWPAIPGQPGPSQDIKPFAQPPYPSLSGPVQQSITSYEPLAPPPPPSATAVPVWQDRTIASSKLRMLEYSAFMEVQRDPDNYSKHLFVHIGQTNPSYSDPLLEAVDIRQIYDKFPEKKGGLKELYEKGPQNAFFLVKFWADLNSSGMQDGPGSFYGVSSQYSSLENMTITVSTKVCSFGKQVVEKVETEYARLEGGRCVYRIHRSPMCEYMINFIHKLKHLPEKYMMNSVLENFTILQVVTNRDTQETLLCIAFVFEVSTSEHGAQYHVYRLIKD, from the exons ATGTATG GTCGCAATGAATTGATAGCAAGGTACATCAAGCTGAGGACGGGCAAAACCCGCACAAGAAAACAG GTTTCTAGCCACTTGCAGGTTCTCGCCCGGAGAAAATCTCGCGAGATCCAGTCAAAGCTAAAG GATCAGGCGTCTAAAGACAAAGCCCTGCAGAACATGGCAGCACTGTCGTCTGCACAGATCGTCTCCCCGAGTATGATAAAGAATCACCTTCCACCACTGCCTCCTGCCCCCTACCAACCACCCAGA TTCTGGCCTGCTATCCCAGGACAGCCTGGACCTTCTCAGGA TATTAAACCTTTTGCACAGCCCCCATACCCAAGCCTATCAGGTCCTGTACAACAATCCATAACAA GTTATGAGCCCTTggcaccacctcctcctccatctgctACTGCAGTGCCAGTGTGGCAGGACCGGACCATTGCCTCCTCCAAGCTGCGGATGCTGGAGTACTCAGCCTTCATGGAGGTCCAGAGAGACCCAGACAAC TACAGCAAACACCTGTTTGTCCACATTGGACAGACTAACCCCTCCTACAGCGACCCGCTCCTCGAGGCCGTGGACATCCGGCAGATCTATGACAAGTTCCCTGAGAAGAAGGGCGGCCTCAAAGAGCTTTATGAGAAAGGCCCACAGAATGCTTTCTTCCTAGTTAAATTCTGG GCGGACCTGAACAGTAGCGGCATGCAGGACGGCCCCGGCTCTTTCTACGGTGTCAGCAGCCAGTACAGCAGCCTCGAGAACATGACCATCACTGTTTCAACCAAAGTCTGCTCGTTTGGCAAGCAGGTTGTTGAGAAAGTAGAG ACAGAATATGCCCGCCTGGAGGGAGGAAGGTGTGTTTACAGGATCCACCGCTCTCCTATGTGCGAGTACATGATCAACTTTATCCACAAACTCAAACACTTGCCTGAAAAATACATGATGAACAGTGTTCTCGAAAACTTCACTATCCTACAG GTGGTGACGAACCGCGACACCCAGGAGACCTTGCTCTGTATAGCGTTTGTTTTTGAGGTTTCTACAAGTGAACATGGAGCTCAGTATCACGTCTACAGACTTATCAAAGACTAA
- the tead3b gene encoding TEA domain family member 3 b isoform X3, protein MYGRNELIARYIKLRTGKTRTRKQVSSHIQVLARKKVREYQAGIKVSSHLQVLARRKSREIQSKLKAMNLDQASKDKALQNMAALSSAQIVSPSMIKNHLPPLPPAPYQPPRFWPAIPGQPGPSQDIKPFAQPPYPSLSGPVQQSITSYEPLAPPPPPSATAVPVWQDRTIASSKLRMLEYSAFMEVQRDPDNYSKHLFVHIGQTNPSYSDPLLEAVDIRQIYDKFPEKKGGLKELYEKGPQNAFFLVKFWADLNSSGMQDGPGSFYGVSSQYSSLENMTITVSTKVCSFGKQVVEKVETEYARLEGGRCVYRIHRSPMCEYMINFIHKLKHLPEKYMMNSVLENFTILQVVTNRDTQETLLCIAFVFEVSTSEHGAQYHVYRLIKD, encoded by the exons ATGTATG GTCGCAATGAATTGATAGCAAGGTACATCAAGCTGAGGACGGGCAAAACCCGCACAAGAAAACAG GTGTCTAGTCACATACAGGTGTTAGCACGGAAGAAAGTTCGTGAATACCAGGCGGGTATAAAG GTTTCTAGCCACTTGCAGGTTCTCGCCCGGAGAAAATCTCGCGAGATCCAGTCAAAGCTAAAG GCGATGAATTTG GATCAGGCGTCTAAAGACAAAGCCCTGCAGAACATGGCAGCACTGTCGTCTGCACAGATCGTCTCCCCGAGTATGATAAAGAATCACCTTCCACCACTGCCTCCTGCCCCCTACCAACCACCCAGA TTCTGGCCTGCTATCCCAGGACAGCCTGGACCTTCTCAGGA TATTAAACCTTTTGCACAGCCCCCATACCCAAGCCTATCAGGTCCTGTACAACAATCCATAACAA GTTATGAGCCCTTggcaccacctcctcctccatctgctACTGCAGTGCCAGTGTGGCAGGACCGGACCATTGCCTCCTCCAAGCTGCGGATGCTGGAGTACTCAGCCTTCATGGAGGTCCAGAGAGACCCAGACAAC TACAGCAAACACCTGTTTGTCCACATTGGACAGACTAACCCCTCCTACAGCGACCCGCTCCTCGAGGCCGTGGACATCCGGCAGATCTATGACAAGTTCCCTGAGAAGAAGGGCGGCCTCAAAGAGCTTTATGAGAAAGGCCCACAGAATGCTTTCTTCCTAGTTAAATTCTGG GCGGACCTGAACAGTAGCGGCATGCAGGACGGCCCCGGCTCTTTCTACGGTGTCAGCAGCCAGTACAGCAGCCTCGAGAACATGACCATCACTGTTTCAACCAAAGTCTGCTCGTTTGGCAAGCAGGTTGTTGAGAAAGTAGAG ACAGAATATGCCCGCCTGGAGGGAGGAAGGTGTGTTTACAGGATCCACCGCTCTCCTATGTGCGAGTACATGATCAACTTTATCCACAAACTCAAACACTTGCCTGAAAAATACATGATGAACAGTGTTCTCGAAAACTTCACTATCCTACAG GTGGTGACGAACCGCGACACCCAGGAGACCTTGCTCTGTATAGCGTTTGTTTTTGAGGTTTCTACAAGTGAACATGGAGCTCAGTATCACGTCTACAGACTTATCAAAGACTAA
- the tead3b gene encoding TEA domain family member 3 b isoform X2: MYGRNELIARYIKLRTGKTRTRKQVSSHIQVLARKKVREYQAGIKVSSHLQVLARRKSREIQSKLKDQASKDKALQNMAALSSAQIVSPSMIKNHLPPLPPAPYQPPRFWPAIPGQPGPSQELILDLNQGRTPGLGRTSHAIKPFAQPPYPSLSGPVQQSITSYEPLAPPPPPSATAVPVWQDRTIASSKLRMLEYSAFMEVQRDPDNYSKHLFVHIGQTNPSYSDPLLEAVDIRQIYDKFPEKKGGLKELYEKGPQNAFFLVKFWADLNSSGMQDGPGSFYGVSSQYSSLENMTITVSTKVCSFGKQVVEKVETEYARLEGGRCVYRIHRSPMCEYMINFIHKLKHLPEKYMMNSVLENFTILQVVTNRDTQETLLCIAFVFEVSTSEHGAQYHVYRLIKD, from the exons ATGTATG GTCGCAATGAATTGATAGCAAGGTACATCAAGCTGAGGACGGGCAAAACCCGCACAAGAAAACAG GTGTCTAGTCACATACAGGTGTTAGCACGGAAGAAAGTTCGTGAATACCAGGCGGGTATAAAG GTTTCTAGCCACTTGCAGGTTCTCGCCCGGAGAAAATCTCGCGAGATCCAGTCAAAGCTAAAG GATCAGGCGTCTAAAGACAAAGCCCTGCAGAACATGGCAGCACTGTCGTCTGCACAGATCGTCTCCCCGAGTATGATAAAGAATCACCTTCCACCACTGCCTCCTGCCCCCTACCAACCACCCAGA TTCTGGCCTGCTATCCCAGGACAGCCTGGACCTTCTCAGGA GCTGATTCTAGATCTCAACCAGGGGAGGACTCCTGGGCTTGGCCGCACCAGCCATGC TATTAAACCTTTTGCACAGCCCCCATACCCAAGCCTATCAGGTCCTGTACAACAATCCATAACAA GTTATGAGCCCTTggcaccacctcctcctccatctgctACTGCAGTGCCAGTGTGGCAGGACCGGACCATTGCCTCCTCCAAGCTGCGGATGCTGGAGTACTCAGCCTTCATGGAGGTCCAGAGAGACCCAGACAAC TACAGCAAACACCTGTTTGTCCACATTGGACAGACTAACCCCTCCTACAGCGACCCGCTCCTCGAGGCCGTGGACATCCGGCAGATCTATGACAAGTTCCCTGAGAAGAAGGGCGGCCTCAAAGAGCTTTATGAGAAAGGCCCACAGAATGCTTTCTTCCTAGTTAAATTCTGG GCGGACCTGAACAGTAGCGGCATGCAGGACGGCCCCGGCTCTTTCTACGGTGTCAGCAGCCAGTACAGCAGCCTCGAGAACATGACCATCACTGTTTCAACCAAAGTCTGCTCGTTTGGCAAGCAGGTTGTTGAGAAAGTAGAG ACAGAATATGCCCGCCTGGAGGGAGGAAGGTGTGTTTACAGGATCCACCGCTCTCCTATGTGCGAGTACATGATCAACTTTATCCACAAACTCAAACACTTGCCTGAAAAATACATGATGAACAGTGTTCTCGAAAACTTCACTATCCTACAG GTGGTGACGAACCGCGACACCCAGGAGACCTTGCTCTGTATAGCGTTTGTTTTTGAGGTTTCTACAAGTGAACATGGAGCTCAGTATCACGTCTACAGACTTATCAAAGACTAA
- the tead3b gene encoding TEA domain family member 3 b isoform X10, producing MYGRNELIARYIKLRTGKTRTRKQVSSHIQVLARKKVREYQAGIKDQASKDKALQNMAALSSAQIVSPSMIKNHLPPLPPAPYQPPRFWPAIPGQPGPSQDIKPFAQPPYPSLSGPVQQSITSYEPLAPPPPPSATAVPVWQDRTIASSKLRMLEYSAFMEVQRDPDNYSKHLFVHIGQTNPSYSDPLLEAVDIRQIYDKFPEKKGGLKELYEKGPQNAFFLVKFWADLNSSGMQDGPGSFYGVSSQYSSLENMTITVSTKVCSFGKQVVEKVETEYARLEGGRCVYRIHRSPMCEYMINFIHKLKHLPEKYMMNSVLENFTILQVVTNRDTQETLLCIAFVFEVSTSEHGAQYHVYRLIKD from the exons ATGTATG GTCGCAATGAATTGATAGCAAGGTACATCAAGCTGAGGACGGGCAAAACCCGCACAAGAAAACAG GTGTCTAGTCACATACAGGTGTTAGCACGGAAGAAAGTTCGTGAATACCAGGCGGGTATAAAG GATCAGGCGTCTAAAGACAAAGCCCTGCAGAACATGGCAGCACTGTCGTCTGCACAGATCGTCTCCCCGAGTATGATAAAGAATCACCTTCCACCACTGCCTCCTGCCCCCTACCAACCACCCAGA TTCTGGCCTGCTATCCCAGGACAGCCTGGACCTTCTCAGGA TATTAAACCTTTTGCACAGCCCCCATACCCAAGCCTATCAGGTCCTGTACAACAATCCATAACAA GTTATGAGCCCTTggcaccacctcctcctccatctgctACTGCAGTGCCAGTGTGGCAGGACCGGACCATTGCCTCCTCCAAGCTGCGGATGCTGGAGTACTCAGCCTTCATGGAGGTCCAGAGAGACCCAGACAAC TACAGCAAACACCTGTTTGTCCACATTGGACAGACTAACCCCTCCTACAGCGACCCGCTCCTCGAGGCCGTGGACATCCGGCAGATCTATGACAAGTTCCCTGAGAAGAAGGGCGGCCTCAAAGAGCTTTATGAGAAAGGCCCACAGAATGCTTTCTTCCTAGTTAAATTCTGG GCGGACCTGAACAGTAGCGGCATGCAGGACGGCCCCGGCTCTTTCTACGGTGTCAGCAGCCAGTACAGCAGCCTCGAGAACATGACCATCACTGTTTCAACCAAAGTCTGCTCGTTTGGCAAGCAGGTTGTTGAGAAAGTAGAG ACAGAATATGCCCGCCTGGAGGGAGGAAGGTGTGTTTACAGGATCCACCGCTCTCCTATGTGCGAGTACATGATCAACTTTATCCACAAACTCAAACACTTGCCTGAAAAATACATGATGAACAGTGTTCTCGAAAACTTCACTATCCTACAG GTGGTGACGAACCGCGACACCCAGGAGACCTTGCTCTGTATAGCGTTTGTTTTTGAGGTTTCTACAAGTGAACATGGAGCTCAGTATCACGTCTACAGACTTATCAAAGACTAA
- the tead3b gene encoding TEA domain family member 3 b isoform X7, producing MYGRNELIARYIKLRTGKTRTRKQVSSHIQVLARKKVREYQAGIKDQASKDKALQNMAALSSAQIVSPSMIKNHLPPLPPAPYQPPRFWPAIPGQPGPSQELILDLNQGRTPGLGRTSHAIKPFAQPPYPSLSGPVQQSITSYEPLAPPPPPSATAVPVWQDRTIASSKLRMLEYSAFMEVQRDPDNYSKHLFVHIGQTNPSYSDPLLEAVDIRQIYDKFPEKKGGLKELYEKGPQNAFFLVKFWADLNSSGMQDGPGSFYGVSSQYSSLENMTITVSTKVCSFGKQVVEKVETEYARLEGGRCVYRIHRSPMCEYMINFIHKLKHLPEKYMMNSVLENFTILQVVTNRDTQETLLCIAFVFEVSTSEHGAQYHVYRLIKD from the exons ATGTATG GTCGCAATGAATTGATAGCAAGGTACATCAAGCTGAGGACGGGCAAAACCCGCACAAGAAAACAG GTGTCTAGTCACATACAGGTGTTAGCACGGAAGAAAGTTCGTGAATACCAGGCGGGTATAAAG GATCAGGCGTCTAAAGACAAAGCCCTGCAGAACATGGCAGCACTGTCGTCTGCACAGATCGTCTCCCCGAGTATGATAAAGAATCACCTTCCACCACTGCCTCCTGCCCCCTACCAACCACCCAGA TTCTGGCCTGCTATCCCAGGACAGCCTGGACCTTCTCAGGA GCTGATTCTAGATCTCAACCAGGGGAGGACTCCTGGGCTTGGCCGCACCAGCCATGC TATTAAACCTTTTGCACAGCCCCCATACCCAAGCCTATCAGGTCCTGTACAACAATCCATAACAA GTTATGAGCCCTTggcaccacctcctcctccatctgctACTGCAGTGCCAGTGTGGCAGGACCGGACCATTGCCTCCTCCAAGCTGCGGATGCTGGAGTACTCAGCCTTCATGGAGGTCCAGAGAGACCCAGACAAC TACAGCAAACACCTGTTTGTCCACATTGGACAGACTAACCCCTCCTACAGCGACCCGCTCCTCGAGGCCGTGGACATCCGGCAGATCTATGACAAGTTCCCTGAGAAGAAGGGCGGCCTCAAAGAGCTTTATGAGAAAGGCCCACAGAATGCTTTCTTCCTAGTTAAATTCTGG GCGGACCTGAACAGTAGCGGCATGCAGGACGGCCCCGGCTCTTTCTACGGTGTCAGCAGCCAGTACAGCAGCCTCGAGAACATGACCATCACTGTTTCAACCAAAGTCTGCTCGTTTGGCAAGCAGGTTGTTGAGAAAGTAGAG ACAGAATATGCCCGCCTGGAGGGAGGAAGGTGTGTTTACAGGATCCACCGCTCTCCTATGTGCGAGTACATGATCAACTTTATCCACAAACTCAAACACTTGCCTGAAAAATACATGATGAACAGTGTTCTCGAAAACTTCACTATCCTACAG GTGGTGACGAACCGCGACACCCAGGAGACCTTGCTCTGTATAGCGTTTGTTTTTGAGGTTTCTACAAGTGAACATGGAGCTCAGTATCACGTCTACAGACTTATCAAAGACTAA
- the tead3b gene encoding TEA domain family member 3 b isoform X8, which translates to MYGRNELIARYIKLRTGKTRTRKQVSSHLQVLARRKSREIQSKLKDQASKDKALQNMAALSSAQIVSPSMIKNHLPPLPPAPYQPPRFWPAIPGQPGPSQELILDLNQGRTPGLGRTSHAIKPFAQPPYPSLSGPVQQSITSYEPLAPPPPPSATAVPVWQDRTIASSKLRMLEYSAFMEVQRDPDNYSKHLFVHIGQTNPSYSDPLLEAVDIRQIYDKFPEKKGGLKELYEKGPQNAFFLVKFWADLNSSGMQDGPGSFYGVSSQYSSLENMTITVSTKVCSFGKQVVEKVETEYARLEGGRCVYRIHRSPMCEYMINFIHKLKHLPEKYMMNSVLENFTILQVVTNRDTQETLLCIAFVFEVSTSEHGAQYHVYRLIKD; encoded by the exons ATGTATG GTCGCAATGAATTGATAGCAAGGTACATCAAGCTGAGGACGGGCAAAACCCGCACAAGAAAACAG GTTTCTAGCCACTTGCAGGTTCTCGCCCGGAGAAAATCTCGCGAGATCCAGTCAAAGCTAAAG GATCAGGCGTCTAAAGACAAAGCCCTGCAGAACATGGCAGCACTGTCGTCTGCACAGATCGTCTCCCCGAGTATGATAAAGAATCACCTTCCACCACTGCCTCCTGCCCCCTACCAACCACCCAGA TTCTGGCCTGCTATCCCAGGACAGCCTGGACCTTCTCAGGA GCTGATTCTAGATCTCAACCAGGGGAGGACTCCTGGGCTTGGCCGCACCAGCCATGC TATTAAACCTTTTGCACAGCCCCCATACCCAAGCCTATCAGGTCCTGTACAACAATCCATAACAA GTTATGAGCCCTTggcaccacctcctcctccatctgctACTGCAGTGCCAGTGTGGCAGGACCGGACCATTGCCTCCTCCAAGCTGCGGATGCTGGAGTACTCAGCCTTCATGGAGGTCCAGAGAGACCCAGACAAC TACAGCAAACACCTGTTTGTCCACATTGGACAGACTAACCCCTCCTACAGCGACCCGCTCCTCGAGGCCGTGGACATCCGGCAGATCTATGACAAGTTCCCTGAGAAGAAGGGCGGCCTCAAAGAGCTTTATGAGAAAGGCCCACAGAATGCTTTCTTCCTAGTTAAATTCTGG GCGGACCTGAACAGTAGCGGCATGCAGGACGGCCCCGGCTCTTTCTACGGTGTCAGCAGCCAGTACAGCAGCCTCGAGAACATGACCATCACTGTTTCAACCAAAGTCTGCTCGTTTGGCAAGCAGGTTGTTGAGAAAGTAGAG ACAGAATATGCCCGCCTGGAGGGAGGAAGGTGTGTTTACAGGATCCACCGCTCTCCTATGTGCGAGTACATGATCAACTTTATCCACAAACTCAAACACTTGCCTGAAAAATACATGATGAACAGTGTTCTCGAAAACTTCACTATCCTACAG GTGGTGACGAACCGCGACACCCAGGAGACCTTGCTCTGTATAGCGTTTGTTTTTGAGGTTTCTACAAGTGAACATGGAGCTCAGTATCACGTCTACAGACTTATCAAAGACTAA
- the tead3b gene encoding TEA domain family member 3 b isoform X4, with protein sequence MYGRNELIARYIKLRTGKTRTRKQVSSHIQVLARKKVREYQAGIKAMNLDQASKDKALQNMAALSSAQIVSPSMIKNHLPPLPPAPYQPPRFWPAIPGQPGPSQELILDLNQGRTPGLGRTSHAIKPFAQPPYPSLSGPVQQSITSYEPLAPPPPPSATAVPVWQDRTIASSKLRMLEYSAFMEVQRDPDNYSKHLFVHIGQTNPSYSDPLLEAVDIRQIYDKFPEKKGGLKELYEKGPQNAFFLVKFWADLNSSGMQDGPGSFYGVSSQYSSLENMTITVSTKVCSFGKQVVEKVETEYARLEGGRCVYRIHRSPMCEYMINFIHKLKHLPEKYMMNSVLENFTILQVVTNRDTQETLLCIAFVFEVSTSEHGAQYHVYRLIKD encoded by the exons ATGTATG GTCGCAATGAATTGATAGCAAGGTACATCAAGCTGAGGACGGGCAAAACCCGCACAAGAAAACAG GTGTCTAGTCACATACAGGTGTTAGCACGGAAGAAAGTTCGTGAATACCAGGCGGGTATAAAG GCGATGAATTTG GATCAGGCGTCTAAAGACAAAGCCCTGCAGAACATGGCAGCACTGTCGTCTGCACAGATCGTCTCCCCGAGTATGATAAAGAATCACCTTCCACCACTGCCTCCTGCCCCCTACCAACCACCCAGA TTCTGGCCTGCTATCCCAGGACAGCCTGGACCTTCTCAGGA GCTGATTCTAGATCTCAACCAGGGGAGGACTCCTGGGCTTGGCCGCACCAGCCATGC TATTAAACCTTTTGCACAGCCCCCATACCCAAGCCTATCAGGTCCTGTACAACAATCCATAACAA GTTATGAGCCCTTggcaccacctcctcctccatctgctACTGCAGTGCCAGTGTGGCAGGACCGGACCATTGCCTCCTCCAAGCTGCGGATGCTGGAGTACTCAGCCTTCATGGAGGTCCAGAGAGACCCAGACAAC TACAGCAAACACCTGTTTGTCCACATTGGACAGACTAACCCCTCCTACAGCGACCCGCTCCTCGAGGCCGTGGACATCCGGCAGATCTATGACAAGTTCCCTGAGAAGAAGGGCGGCCTCAAAGAGCTTTATGAGAAAGGCCCACAGAATGCTTTCTTCCTAGTTAAATTCTGG GCGGACCTGAACAGTAGCGGCATGCAGGACGGCCCCGGCTCTTTCTACGGTGTCAGCAGCCAGTACAGCAGCCTCGAGAACATGACCATCACTGTTTCAACCAAAGTCTGCTCGTTTGGCAAGCAGGTTGTTGAGAAAGTAGAG ACAGAATATGCCCGCCTGGAGGGAGGAAGGTGTGTTTACAGGATCCACCGCTCTCCTATGTGCGAGTACATGATCAACTTTATCCACAAACTCAAACACTTGCCTGAAAAATACATGATGAACAGTGTTCTCGAAAACTTCACTATCCTACAG GTGGTGACGAACCGCGACACCCAGGAGACCTTGCTCTGTATAGCGTTTGTTTTTGAGGTTTCTACAAGTGAACATGGAGCTCAGTATCACGTCTACAGACTTATCAAAGACTAA